The sequence below is a genomic window from Streptomyces sp. NBC_00582.
GGACCAGTTCGATGCCCCGCACATGGTCGTCGACGTGCAGCCAGTCGCGTACGTTGCCGCCGTCTCCGTACAGCGGCACCTTGTGGCCGTCGAGGAGCCGGGTGACGAACAGCGGGATCACCTTCTCCGGGTACTGGTGGTGGCCGTAGTTGTTCGAGCACCGGGTCACCCGCACGTCCAGGCCGTGGGTGCGGTGGTGGGCCAGCGCCAGCAGGTCGGAGGAGGCCTTGGAGGCCGAGTAGGGCGAGTTGGGCAGCAGCGGGCTCTCCTCCGTCCAGGCGCCGGTGTCGATGGAGCCGTACACCTCGTCGGTGGAGACGTGGACGAAGGGGCCCACGCCGTGGCGCAGAGCGGCGTCGAGCAGGGTCTGGGTGCCCAGGACGTTGGTGCGGACGAACTCGGCGGGGTTCAGGATCGAGCGGTCCACATGGGACTCCGCGGCGAAGTGCACCACCTGGTCGTGCCGGGCCATGAGGTCGTCGACGAGTTCCGGGTCGCAGATGTCGCCCTTGACGAAGCAGAACCCGGGATGGTCGTGCACGGGGTCCAGGTTGGCCGGGTTGCCGGCGTAGGTGAGCCTGTCCAGGACGGTGACGGTGACGTCGGCCGGACCGTCGGGTCCGAGCAGGGTCCGTACGTGGTGGGAGCCGATGAAGCCGGCGCCGCCGGTCACCAGGATGCGGACGGCAGGGCCGGCCGCGCGCGGGGCGGTGTCGGGTCCGGTCATGAGGAGATCTGCACCCGCCCGTGGTCGCCTATCACCAGACGGTGGGTGGCCGGCACGCGCGGGCCCAGCGAGACCCGTACGTTGCGCCCGACGAGGGAGCCCTCCACCCGGCGGACGCTGTCGAACCGGGACTCCCGCAGGATGATCGAGAACTCGATCTCGCTGTTGCGGATGACGCAGTCCTCGGCGATGGACGTCGACGGGCCGATGTAGGAGTTCTCGACCACGGTGCCGGGGCCGATGATCGCGGGCCCCACGATGCGCGATCCGCGGATGACCGCTCCGGCGTCGATCCGCACGCGGCCGACGATCTCGCTGGTCTCGTCGACGTCCCCGTCGACGCGGTACTCCAGCAGATCCAGCAGTCGGCGGTTGACGTCGAGGATGTCCGTGACGTTTCCGGTGTCCTTCCAGTAGCCGGTGATCACCGTGGTGCGCACGTCGTGGTCGCGTTCCAGCAGCCACTGGATGGCGTCGGTGATCTCCAGCTCGCCGCGCGGGGAGGGGCGGATGGCGCGCACCGCCTCGTGGATCGCGGGGCCGAAGAGGTACACGCCGACCAGCGCGAGGTCGCTGCGGGGCCGCTCGGGTTTCTCCTCCAGGCGCACCAGGCGCCCGACGTCGTCGAGTTCGGCGACGCCGAAGGCGGACGGGTCGGGCACCCGGGTGAGCAGGAGCTGGGCGTCCGGGCGTTCCTTGCGGAACTCGTCCACGGAGTCGGTGATGCCGCCGAAGACGAAGTTGTCGCCGAGGAACATCACGAAGTCGTCGTCGCCGAGGAAGTCCCGGGCGATGAGCACGGCGTGGGACAGGCCCAGCGGGGCTTCCTGCCGCAGGTAGGTGACCTCGAGTCCGAAGTCGGAGCCGTCGCCGACGGCCTGCCGGATCTCGTCCTCGGTGTCGCCGACGACGATCGCGACCTCGGAGATGCCGGCGTCCGCTATCGCCTCCAGGCCGTAGAAGAGGATGGGCTTGTTGGCGACCGGCACCAACTGCTTCGCGGAGGTGTGGGTGATCGGCCGCAGCCGGGTGCCCGCACCGCCCGAGAGCACGAGAGCCTTCACGGTTCCATCCCGCCTAACTGGTGTCGTGGGTGTCGGGGGTGGCCGTCAGGGCTGCAGCTCGATCGCGCCCGAGGGGCAGATCAGCTCCGCCTCGGTCACGGCGGCGTGCAGGTCCTCGGACGGTTCGGGCTGGAGCAGTTCCACCAGGCCGTCCTCGTTCTGTTCGAAGACGGCGGCGGCGGCCAGCACGCACTGACCGGCTCCGACACAGCGCTCGCGGTCCACATTGATCTTCACGGTGTCGTTCCTGTTCCTGGGGGTCGGGATGGTTGTCGGTGCGGTGGCCGGGGCCGGCGAGGTGCTCAGCGCACTTCCGCCAGACGCTCCAGGTCGGCCACCAGGTCGTGCGGCCTCGGCATCGCCAGGGACTCGGCCCGCAGCCGCCGGGCGGCGTCCGCGGTCTCGGGGTCGGCGACGAGCCGCCTCAGCCCGTCGCGGACCTTCTCCACGGTGGCGTCGCCGTGGCGCAGGTACATGCCCGCCCCCACCTCCTCCAGCGCCTGGCCGCGCTGCTCGTGGTCGGCGATCAGGGTGGAGAGCATCATCTGGGGCACTCCGGTGACCATGGCGGTGGCGAAGGTGCCGTAGCCGCCGTGGTGGATGACGGCCGAGCAGCTCGGCAGCAGTGTGCTCAGGGCGACGGAGTGGACGGCCCTGGCGTTGTCGGGGAGGGTGCCGAGCTGTTCGACCTGGGCGGGCAGCAGTGCGGCGACCACCTCCACGTCCTCGTCGGCGAGGGCGTCGAGGATCCGCGGGATGGAGACGTAGTCACCGCCGTAGTCCTCGGTGTTGGAGGT
It includes:
- the rfbB gene encoding dTDP-glucose 4,6-dehydratase, with the protein product MTGPDTAPRAAGPAVRILVTGGAGFIGSHHVRTLLGPDGPADVTVTVLDRLTYAGNPANLDPVHDHPGFCFVKGDICDPELVDDLMARHDQVVHFAAESHVDRSILNPAEFVRTNVLGTQTLLDAALRHGVGPFVHVSTDEVYGSIDTGAWTEESPLLPNSPYSASKASSDLLALAHHRTHGLDVRVTRCSNNYGHHQYPEKVIPLFVTRLLDGHKVPLYGDGGNVRDWLHVDDHVRGIELVRTGGRPGEVYNIGGGTELTNRRLTDLLLDACGAGPERVEYVRDRKGHDRRYCVDWSKIRDELGYRPRKNFATGLAETVDWYRENRAWWEPMKQSAGGTR
- a CDS encoding glucose-1-phosphate thymidylyltransferase, with the protein product MKALVLSGGAGTRLRPITHTSAKQLVPVANKPILFYGLEAIADAGISEVAIVVGDTEDEIRQAVGDGSDFGLEVTYLRQEAPLGLSHAVLIARDFLGDDDFVMFLGDNFVFGGITDSVDEFRKERPDAQLLLTRVPDPSAFGVAELDDVGRLVRLEEKPERPRSDLALVGVYLFGPAIHEAVRAIRPSPRGELEITDAIQWLLERDHDVRTTVITGYWKDTGNVTDILDVNRRLLDLLEYRVDGDVDETSEIVGRVRIDAGAVIRGSRIVGPAIIGPGTVVENSYIGPSTSIAEDCVIRNSEIEFSIILRESRFDSVRRVEGSLVGRNVRVSLGPRVPATHRLVIGDHGRVQISS
- a CDS encoding ferredoxin — protein: MKINVDRERCVGAGQCVLAAAAVFEQNEDGLVELLQPEPSEDLHAAVTEAELICPSGAIELQP